A genome region from Hymenobacter tibetensis includes the following:
- a CDS encoding ArnT family glycosyltransferase — translation MNFINSFIVKAPTRWFWTVLIGLNFIFHIAFFRLPPVSVHVWRQCDTMAVARNFYEEGMNILEPRVDSRNTTNGITGMQFPSYEWLVAGSYHLFGFHEVLPRLINWLIYMAGVVAFYHLVREISGQAWLGAVGAWCLAWSPEFYYHGANALPDILALTSSIAGLLWFVRWRDNRQAGWLILSLAAVTVGGLTKLQYLVVGFPIAVFVVRDLLQRRYSGPELLQLLAYAVVAVGVSLSWYAYALALMARSGLTNFGLELRPAADMATGLKIIRRNLLSDLPELLLGYGTLVLLALGLWRFLRHAPIRHKWFGPGLAWGLSLLAYYLTELFQMQGHTYYMLPLLPMLLLLAVWGGAWLQRLPKVAPLLLVLLLIQPLWAYTRINYTRLQRQDLDVAPELLAPATRATLEAATPPGALCVVGPDPSSCKDFYFLHKKGFGFGWSYQLVESTPTGRSYLANCIAQGAQYLYTNRYAYCEGSTGTAISTTAGKPSR, via the coding sequence ATGAATTTCATTAACAGCTTTATCGTAAAAGCCCCTACTCGATGGTTTTGGACAGTATTAATAGGACTAAATTTTATATTCCATATAGCTTTTTTTCGACTACCCCCTGTTAGTGTTCATGTGTGGCGGCAATGTGACACTATGGCTGTTGCTCGCAACTTCTATGAAGAAGGAATGAACATTCTCGAGCCGCGGGTGGATAGTCGCAACACCACCAATGGCATCACCGGGATGCAGTTTCCCTCTTACGAATGGCTGGTAGCAGGTAGCTACCATCTATTTGGTTTTCACGAAGTGCTACCTCGGTTGATTAACTGGCTGATTTACATGGCGGGAGTGGTAGCCTTTTACCACTTGGTACGCGAGATTAGTGGGCAAGCGTGGCTTGGCGCTGTTGGCGCCTGGTGCCTTGCTTGGAGTCCCGAGTTTTACTATCACGGAGCTAACGCCTTGCCTGATATTTTGGCATTGACCTCTTCAATTGCTGGCTTGCTTTGGTTTGTACGGTGGCGAGATAACCGACAAGCAGGCTGGTTGATCCTGAGTCTAGCAGCCGTTACGGTAGGGGGGCTGACCAAGCTACAATATCTTGTCGTTGGCTTTCCAATTGCTGTTTTCGTCGTCCGCGACCTGCTGCAGCGGCGCTATTCGGGGCCAGAGCTTCTGCAATTGCTGGCTTACGCTGTGGTAGCCGTAGGCGTATCGCTGTCTTGGTATGCCTATGCCTTGGCGTTGATGGCACGTTCGGGTCTGACAAATTTCGGGCTTGAACTGCGGCCTGCAGCAGACATGGCAACGGGCTTGAAGATCATTCGGAGGAACCTGCTTTCAGACTTGCCCGAGCTTTTACTGGGCTATGGTACGCTGGTGCTGCTCGCATTAGGCCTCTGGCGATTCCTCCGCCACGCTCCCATACGCCATAAGTGGTTTGGTCCGGGCTTGGCATGGGGCCTCAGCTTGCTTGCGTATTATCTGACCGAATTGTTTCAGATGCAAGGACATACCTATTACATGCTTCCCCTATTACCTATGCTGCTGCTGTTAGCGGTATGGGGGGGCGCGTGGCTACAACGCCTTCCCAAGGTGGCGCCCCTGCTTTTAGTGTTGCTTCTTATCCAACCACTATGGGCGTATACCCGCATCAACTATACCCGCTTGCAACGGCAAGACCTAGATGTTGCACCCGAATTGTTGGCCCCCGCTACCCGAGCTACACTCGAGGCGGCTACCCCTCCTGGCGCCCTCTGTGTAGTAGGACCAGATCCGTCTAGCTGTAAGGACTTTTACTTTTTGCACAAGAAAGGCTTTGGCTTTGGCTGGTCGTACCAACTAGTGGAGAGTACCCCAACAGGTCGCTCGTATCTGGCCAACTGTATAGCCCAAGGAGCACAATATTTATATACGAATAGATACGCTTATTGTGAAGGATCCACAGGTACAGCTATATCTACAACAGCAGGTAAGCCAAGTAGGTGA
- a CDS encoding KTSC domain-containing protein has protein sequence MQRRPIRSTSLKAVGYDADTLTLEIEHRSGSLVRYTGVPETVYQALLAVSGKAMFVMQVVERGGYEREQLR, from the coding sequence ATGCAACGCCGCCCCATCCGCTCCACCTCTCTGAAGGCCGTTGGCTACGATGCCGACACCCTGACGCTGGAAATTGAACACCGCAGCGGGAGCCTCGTCCGCTACACGGGCGTGCCGGAAACTGTGTATCAAGCGCTGCTTGCCGTTTCCGGCAAGGCAATGTTTGTGATGCAGGTAGTGGAGCGCGGCGGCTATGAGCGAGAGCAACTGCGTTAG
- the ruvC gene encoding crossover junction endodeoxyribonuclease RuvC, whose amino-acid sequence MILPLAPTDLLPKVIMGVDPGTNIMGYALIEVQGQRVRVLRYDVIDMQKLGTNHALKLKRIFERMLELIDEFLPDELAIEAPFYGVNVQSMLKLGRAQGVAIAACLSRQIPYVEYAPTKVKQSVTGTGNATKEQVAHMLRQTLTLPPVAEASKFLDATDALAVALCHHYQKGNNMKAGGKSWGKFLADNPSKVAAPVAGKKKPVAK is encoded by the coding sequence ATGATTCTGCCCCTCGCTCCCACCGATTTACTGCCCAAAGTCATTATGGGTGTTGACCCTGGCACCAACATTATGGGCTATGCCCTGATTGAGGTGCAGGGCCAGCGGGTACGCGTGCTACGCTACGACGTGATTGATATGCAGAAGCTGGGCACCAACCACGCCCTGAAACTAAAGCGCATCTTCGAGCGAATGCTGGAGCTAATCGACGAGTTTCTGCCCGACGAATTAGCCATCGAAGCGCCTTTCTATGGCGTAAACGTGCAAAGCATGCTCAAGCTGGGCCGCGCCCAGGGTGTGGCCATTGCGGCCTGCCTCTCGCGCCAGATTCCGTACGTGGAATACGCTCCTACCAAAGTAAAACAGTCGGTGACGGGTACGGGCAACGCCACCAAGGAGCAAGTGGCGCACATGCTGCGCCAAACGCTCACGCTGCCTCCCGTGGCTGAAGCCTCGAAGTTTCTGGATGCCACCGATGCGTTGGCAGTGGCACTCTGCCACCATTATCAAAAAGGCAACAACATGAAAGCAGGCGGCAAAAGCTGGGGCAAGTTTCTGGCCGATAACCCCAGTAAGGTGGCAGCGCCCGTAGCAGGCAAGAAAAAGCCGGTAGCGAAGTAG